Genomic segment of Gammaproteobacteria bacterium:
TCGTCCCCTATGGCCAGCAACTGCTGCTTGGTGATGACGTTTTCACCGCGCTTTTCAAAATGGTATTCAAAAATCCGGGTTTCGACGATGGAGTCCACCGGACAGGATTCTTCACAGAAAC
This window contains:
- a CDS encoding NADH-quinone oxidoreductase subunit I encodes the protein FCEESCPVDSIVETRIFEYHFEKRGENVITKQQLLAIGDEHEKQIAADRAVDARYR